A genomic region of Luteitalea sp. contains the following coding sequences:
- a CDS encoding methyltransferase domain-containing protein — MAGQLTGVLSPLLQNRRLAAARSHLGRGRLLDFGCSAGALARFVEPARYLGVDTDQAALAQAQAHFPAHRFLTLDEFEASSTDEFDIVAALAVIEHLADPLAWLEKMRRRLTPRGRLVLTTPDPALQWAHEAGARVGLFSREAADEHQTLLDQQALRTLADRAGFQLTRYQRFLFGANQLCVLETTSR, encoded by the coding sequence ATGGCCGGCCAGTTAACGGGCGTTCTTTCGCCGCTGCTTCAGAACCGGCGCCTGGCCGCTGCCAGGTCGCATCTGGGTCGAGGACGACTCCTGGATTTCGGCTGCTCCGCCGGAGCGCTGGCGCGATTTGTCGAGCCCGCGCGATACCTCGGCGTCGATACGGATCAGGCGGCGCTGGCGCAAGCTCAGGCGCACTTCCCTGCGCACCGGTTCCTCACACTGGACGAGTTCGAGGCCTCGTCGACTGACGAGTTCGATATCGTCGCTGCACTAGCGGTCATCGAGCATCTCGCCGATCCGCTCGCTTGGCTGGAGAAGATGCGTCGGCGGCTCACGCCCCGCGGCCGACTGGTGCTGACAACGCCCGATCCCGCCCTTCAATGGGCGCACGAAGCGGGCGCGCGAGTGGGACTCTTCAGTCGTGAGGCGGCCGACGAACATCAGACGCTCCTCGATCAGCAAGCGCTTCGGACATTGGCAGACCGCGCCGGGTTCCAGCTCACGCGCTATCAGCGGTTCCTGTTCGGTGCCAATCAACTGTGCGTGCTCGAGACAACCAGCCGCTGA
- a CDS encoding DDE-type integrase/transposase/recombinase, giving the protein MVSLEVADLTEPEVRQEVLKLQRRVEKLAALLRLALALLHTSGFTLSRERLPDGHAKLQILRAVDRARECIPLRAVLRFLRMSPSRFHAWRRRQTACALDDQWSCPRTSPYRLTPSEVQAIGNMVTSPGYRHVPTGTLAVLAHRLGTVSASPSTWYRLVGQYGWRRPRLRVHPAKPKLGLRTTGADEMWHIGTTVIRFLDGTRVYLHAVIDNVSRRILAWRVADTFAPVNSVAVLLEASRGATRSASAPVVLADAGVENVDAQVDALIATGVLRRLLAFTELTFSNSMIEAWWRSLKHQWLFLHPLDSVATIRRLVARSTSTNTTTCFHIRRSEDRRPTRCTSAPGTRCRRT; this is encoded by the coding sequence GTGGTCAGTCTGGAGGTGGCCGACCTGACGGAGCCGGAAGTCCGGCAGGAGGTCCTGAAGCTGCAGCGACGTGTCGAGAAGCTCGCGGCGCTGCTCCGGTTGGCGCTGGCCTTGTTACACACCTCCGGGTTCACCCTGTCACGAGAGCGTCTACCGGACGGACACGCCAAGCTGCAGATCCTGCGCGCAGTGGATCGGGCGCGCGAGTGTATCCCGTTGCGAGCGGTCCTCCGGTTCCTGCGTATGTCGCCGAGTCGGTTTCACGCCTGGCGCCGACGGCAGACCGCGTGCGCGCTCGACGATCAGTGGTCTTGTCCTCGCACGTCACCCTATCGACTCACGCCCTCCGAGGTCCAGGCAATCGGGAACATGGTCACCTCGCCCGGGTACCGTCACGTCCCGACCGGCACCCTCGCCGTCCTCGCGCACCGGCTCGGCACCGTGTCGGCGTCGCCGTCGACCTGGTACCGCCTCGTAGGGCAGTACGGCTGGAGACGCCCCCGGCTCCGCGTGCATCCGGCGAAGCCGAAGCTGGGGCTGCGCACGACGGGAGCTGACGAGATGTGGCACATCGGCACCACCGTCATCCGCTTCCTCGACGGGACACGAGTCTATCTGCACGCCGTCATCGACAACGTCTCTCGACGGATTCTGGCGTGGCGCGTGGCCGACACGTTCGCACCAGTTAACAGCGTGGCCGTGCTGCTCGAGGCCAGTCGGGGCGCGACCCGTTCAGCGAGTGCCCCAGTCGTGTTGGCGGACGCGGGCGTGGAGAACGTCGACGCCCAGGTCGACGCATTGATCGCCACGGGCGTCCTACGCCGTCTGCTGGCCTTCACGGAGCTGACGTTCTCGAACTCGATGATCGAAGCCTGGTGGCGTTCCCTGAAACATCAGTGGCTCTTCCTCCACCCGCTCGATAGCGTCGCGACCATCCGCCGGCTGGTGGCGCGTTCTACGTCCACGAACACAACCACGTGCTTCCACATTCGGCGTTCCGAGGACAGACGCCCGACGAGATGTACTTCGGCACCGGGGACGCGGTGCCGGCGGACCTGA
- a CDS encoding YbaB/EbfC family nucleoid-associated protein, whose product MDLQQMMKQAQQMQERLQRELGDLRLEASAGGGMVNVTVNGHKQLLEIKIDPEVASQGDLEMLQDLIVAAMADAHRKVDEAVAQKMGGLMGGLGGLKLPGM is encoded by the coding sequence ATGGACCTGCAACAGATGATGAAACAGGCGCAGCAGATGCAAGAGCGCCTGCAACGCGAGCTGGGGGATCTCCGCCTCGAGGCGTCCGCGGGCGGCGGTATGGTCAATGTCACGGTCAACGGGCACAAGCAGCTCCTCGAGATCAAGATCGACCCCGAGGTCGCCTCGCAAGGCGATCTCGAGATGCTGCAGGATCTCATCGTGGCCGCGATGGCAGATGCGCACCGCAAGGTCGACGAGGCCGTTGCGCAAAAGATGGGTGGCTTGATGGGCGGTCTCGGCGGACTCAAGCTGCCCGGTATGTGA
- a CDS encoding methyltransferase domain-containing protein, with product MERANQPAGNYYDKYHTRNPVARFLMNGFLGAFDDLVGLSGAKSAIEVGCGEAELCIRLASRGLQVRGCDIADEVLPIARQRIEEAGLKIDVWSADVLSLGPEHTEELVVCCEVLEHVDDPRQAVQRLATLANPFLLASVPREPLWRVLNVCRGKYLGSLGNTPGHVNHWSQQAFLELLRSHFDVVAVRTPLPWTMVLCRVKHER from the coding sequence ATGGAGCGAGCCAACCAACCAGCGGGAAACTACTACGACAAGTACCACACGAGAAACCCGGTCGCGCGATTTCTGATGAACGGGTTCCTCGGGGCGTTCGACGATCTCGTCGGCCTCAGCGGCGCGAAATCGGCGATCGAGGTGGGATGCGGCGAAGCGGAGCTCTGCATCCGGCTCGCCAGCCGCGGGCTGCAGGTGCGCGGCTGCGACATCGCAGACGAGGTTCTCCCGATCGCGCGCCAACGGATCGAAGAGGCGGGGCTGAAGATCGACGTCTGGAGCGCCGATGTGCTATCGCTTGGACCGGAGCACACCGAGGAGCTGGTGGTGTGCTGCGAGGTGCTGGAGCACGTGGACGATCCCCGCCAAGCGGTACAGCGCCTGGCGACGCTGGCCAATCCTTTCTTGCTCGCGAGTGTCCCGCGCGAGCCGCTGTGGCGTGTGCTCAACGTCTGCCGTGGTAAGTATCTGGGCTCACTCGGCAATACACCAGGCCATGTGAATCACTGGAGCCAGCAGGCGTTTCTGGAGCTCCTTCGCTCGCACTTCGACGTCGTCGCGGTGCGCACGCCGCTCCCCTGGACGATGGTCCTCTGCCGGGTGAAGCACGAAAGATAG
- the recR gene encoding recombination protein RecR, with protein MSYPVPLNDLIELLRRLPGIGQKSAQRIAFHLLKTSDADVARLAQSLRDVKTRVRHCSTCGNITEQDPCVFCTSPTRNRRQICVVEEPVNVVAVEKTREFKGVYHVLMGVLSPLQGVGPDDLKIKGLLARVQDGAVDEVILATSPNVEGEATAIYLARLLKPLGVHVTRIAMGVPVGSDLEYADEVTMHKAIEGRREI; from the coding sequence GTGTCCTACCCGGTACCGCTGAACGACCTCATCGAGCTGCTTCGTCGCTTGCCGGGCATCGGCCAGAAGAGCGCGCAGCGCATCGCGTTTCATCTGCTCAAGACCAGCGACGCGGATGTCGCCCGTCTTGCGCAGTCGCTCCGTGACGTCAAGACCCGTGTGCGGCACTGCTCGACCTGCGGCAACATCACCGAGCAGGATCCCTGCGTCTTTTGCACAAGCCCCACTCGTAACCGACGTCAGATTTGCGTGGTCGAGGAGCCGGTGAACGTCGTGGCGGTCGAGAAGACGCGCGAGTTCAAGGGCGTCTACCACGTGTTGATGGGCGTGCTCTCTCCGCTCCAAGGCGTCGGCCCCGATGATTTGAAGATCAAGGGACTGCTCGCGCGGGTCCAAGACGGGGCAGTCGATGAGGTGATCCTCGCCACCAGCCCGAATGTAGAAGGCGAGGCGACCGCCATTTATCTCGCGCGCCTGCTGAAGCCGCTCGGCGTGCACGTGACGCGCATCGCCATGGGCGTGCCCGTCGGCAGCGACCTCGAGTACGCCGATGAAGTCACCATGCACAAGGCGATCGAAGGCCGCCGCGAGATTTAG
- a CDS encoding glycosyltransferase — protein MKVIIQIPCYNEAAALPVSVSALPREVPGCDEVEYLVVDDGSTDDTAEAARRLGVHHVITHSGNRGLAAAFMTGLTAAIERGADVIVNTDADNQYCAADIADLVEPILQGRADMVIGARPIAATADFSVVKKALQRLGSWVVRVISRTSVEDAPSGFRALSREAAMRLKVFSRYTYTLETIIQAGHSNMRVVSVPVRTNAPMRPSRLVRSIPSYVLKSVVTIVRIFATYRPLFFFWSIALLFGTVGLISGGRFLYFWTIGQGQGHVQSVILAAACMTLSFIALVIGFVADLVAVNRKLLETVDWRIQHLSEQWQPRAQSAAPQRHTSWSEPTNQRETTTTSTTRETRSRDF, from the coding sequence GTGAAAGTCATCATTCAAATTCCCTGCTACAACGAGGCCGCCGCGCTTCCGGTGTCCGTCTCTGCGTTGCCGCGCGAAGTGCCAGGGTGTGACGAAGTCGAGTATCTGGTTGTCGACGATGGCTCGACCGATGATACGGCGGAGGCCGCCAGACGGCTCGGCGTGCATCACGTCATCACGCACTCCGGCAATCGTGGACTAGCGGCTGCATTCATGACCGGTTTGACGGCGGCAATCGAGCGCGGCGCCGATGTGATCGTCAACACGGATGCGGATAATCAGTATTGTGCCGCTGACATCGCGGATCTCGTCGAGCCGATCCTCCAAGGTCGCGCCGACATGGTCATCGGCGCCCGGCCGATTGCGGCGACCGCCGACTTCTCGGTCGTGAAGAAAGCGCTGCAACGGCTCGGGAGCTGGGTGGTTCGCGTGATCAGCCGCACGTCGGTCGAAGATGCCCCGAGCGGCTTTCGCGCGCTCAGCCGGGAGGCGGCCATGCGGTTGAAGGTCTTCAGCCGCTACACGTACACGCTCGAGACGATCATCCAAGCGGGGCACAGCAACATGCGCGTGGTCTCCGTGCCCGTGCGGACGAATGCGCCCATGCGACCGTCGCGCCTCGTGCGCAGCATCCCCAGCTATGTGCTGAAGTCGGTCGTCACCATAGTCCGAATCTTCGCCACCTACCGGCCGCTGTTCTTCTTCTGGAGCATCGCGCTGCTCTTCGGCACGGTCGGCCTCATCTCCGGGGGCCGCTTCCTCTATTTCTGGACCATCGGACAGGGTCAGGGCCACGTGCAGTCAGTGATTCTCGCGGCAGCCTGCATGACATTGAGCTTCATCGCCCTGGTCATCGGCTTTGTGGCCGACCTGGTTGCCGTCAACCGCAAGCTCCTAGAGACCGTCGACTGGCGTATTCAGCACCTGAGCGAGCAGTGGCAGCCACGCGCGCAGAGCGCCGCACCGCAGCGTCACACATCATGGAGCGAGCCAACCAACCAGCGGGAAACTACTACGACAAGTACCACACGAGAAACCCGGTCGCGCGATTTCTGA
- a CDS encoding DUF4203 domain-containing protein, protein MLPVSFQAGAVLFVLGGLLTCFAGHRIFRFVLAMGGFILGALLTSMVLAPTATGGKELLVLVAGGLAGAVLLVLAEFVGVALIGAAGAAIIVHFGAANLGHEPGALLVLGCTVAGALVALALQPYVIVLCTAFGGAWLIVTGGLGLWRQPAVAGVVDRALGLLTYPLRSAGEHQWVVLVWFLVGVLGTFFQLRLSGRVMSARRAG, encoded by the coding sequence ATGCTGCCAGTGTCTTTTCAAGCGGGGGCGGTGCTGTTCGTGCTCGGCGGGCTGCTCACGTGCTTTGCGGGCCACCGGATCTTTCGCTTCGTGCTGGCGATGGGCGGGTTCATCCTGGGCGCGCTGCTCACCAGTATGGTCCTCGCCCCCACGGCCACCGGAGGCAAGGAGTTGCTGGTGTTGGTCGCGGGCGGCCTGGCGGGCGCTGTTTTGCTGGTGCTTGCCGAGTTTGTGGGCGTCGCGCTGATTGGCGCGGCGGGTGCGGCCATCATCGTTCATTTCGGGGCCGCCAACCTTGGCCACGAACCAGGGGCGCTACTCGTGCTGGGTTGCACGGTCGCCGGCGCGCTCGTCGCGCTTGCGCTCCAGCCATACGTCATCGTGCTCTGCACGGCGTTCGGCGGCGCGTGGCTCATCGTCACCGGCGGCTTGGGGCTCTGGCGCCAGCCGGCTGTCGCAGGTGTGGTGGATCGGGCGCTCGGACTCTTGACCTATCCGCTCCGTTCGGCGGGAGAACACCAGTGGGTGGTTCTCGTCTGGTTCCTCGTTGGCGTGCTCGGCACGTTCTTTCAGCTGCGTCTATCGGGTCGAGTGATGAGCGCTCGCAGGGCTGGTTGA